AATGGACAGCATTGGTGGGGTGGACTGCCCTGCCGTGCTCGTGGTTTTGGTGATTAGGCTGGGACAGGGCGCGATGCCAGAACCCTTGAACGGGTCGGGCGCGTCACTCAACGGGGAGAGCCAGGCGGATCGGACGACAGGAACGGTCGCCCCCCACCACGGCACGAGGGTGCTCGACCACATCAGGAGGCATTGTGAACAGCGATCGGGACGAGATCCGCGGGGGCTGGGACTCACCCGTCGATGATCAGTCCGACGCGGAGTCCGCCTCCGAGACGACGGGTGAGTTCACCATCGACTACGCGCCGCCTGCCTGGTACACGCAGAACGCCTCGGGCAGTGCGGGTAAGACGCCTTCGGCTGCACCCGTTTCTACGCCGCCGACTGCGTCTGACTCCTCCGACGCTTCGGACTCCGCCGCCACCTCCGGCTCTTCCGGTGCGTCGGACTCCTCCGGTGCGGTGGGGGGCGATTCGGAGGGGGCTGCCTCTGCGGGGTCCGCTTCGGGGGGCTCCGGTCCGGCTGCTTCCGCGCCTGCCGCCCCCGCCATGCCCTCCTTCGCCGCGCCGCCGCCTCCGCCGCTGCCTCTGGGGCCGCCCTCCGCGGGCGTACCGAGCGTCGTGCCCAAGTTGCCTGTGGGGAGTGGGTTTCAGCCTGCGGGTTCGGATGCCGCTGATGGGCCGGGAACTTCTGAATCTTCGGGGGCCTCGGAGTCGTCGGAGGCTTCGGAATCGGGGGCTTCGGAGTCGGGGGCTTCGGCTGCCTCGGATTCGGTGCCTTCCGGCGGTGGGGCCTCCGACTGGAGCGGGGCCCTCGCCGGGCCTGCGGCCTCCGTTCATGTGACCGGCGTCGTGCCCAAGAAGGACGTCGATGCCCTCGCCGAGGCCAAGGAGCGGGAGGGTGGCGACCGGGACCAGGCGAGTCCGACCTCGGAAGCGTCCGCGTCCTCCTCTGCCGACAGCGATGTCGTCGAGCCCGTGGTCGAGCCCGTGGGTGAACCCGTGGGTGAGAGCCTCGGCAGCGGCGATCTCGAGAGTGGCGCCACCATGCGGTTCTCCGCTCGCGCTCTGAAGCGGGAGTTCGAGGAGCTGGCCGCTGCGGCGGGGCGGGACGCGGAGGGTGGTCGGTCTGACGTGGCCTCGTCCGACCTGGCCTCGTCCGACGTGGCCTCCTCTGGCGTGGCCTCCTCTGGCGTGGACGAATCCGGTGACGGCGGTGACTCCGGCGAGTCGGGTGCGTCGGGTGCGTCGGGTGCGTCCGTTCAGGCTGGGGAGAGTCGTCCTGCTGACGATGACTCCGACTCCGGCGGTGCCGACGACTCCGTACAGGACTCCGTGCCGTCCGCCTGGCCTCCGCCGCCGTCTCCTCAGGACGTGCTGCCTCCGCTGCCGCCCGCCTTCCAGCCCGCCGCTCCGCCCGCCGCGCCACAGTGGCCCGCGCCGGTGCCGACCGCACCTGCCGCTCAGCAACCGGTGCAGCCTGTCGCCGAGGCCGCGCAGCCGCAGGCTCCGGAGGTGCAGGCACCGCAGGCCCCGCAGCCCGCGCCGAGTACGTGGCCTGCGTCCGCGCCTGCACCTGCGCCTGCCGCTCAGCATCCGCCGCAGGGTGGATACGGGTTCCCGCAGACCGCGCCGGCCGCCGCCCCCGGCACTCCGTTCGCGGCGCCCGCTCCGCCTGCCGAGAACGCCGCTCCGCCTGCCCAGAACTTCGCTCCGCCCGCGCCTGCCGCCCCCGAGGCCCCGCAGGGTGGGTACGGGTTCCCGCAGACCGCGCCGCCCCCTCCCGCCCAGAACTCCGCCCCCGCACCTGCCAGCCCCGAGGCCCCGCAGGGTGGGTACGGATTCCCGCAGACCGCGCCGGCCGCCGCCCCCGGCACACCGTTCGCTGCGCCCGCTGCGCCCACTGCGCCCACTGCGCCCGCGCAGAACCCCGCTCCGCCCGCGCCTGCCGCCCCCGAGGCTCCGCAAGGCGGCTACGGATTCCCGCAGGCCGCTCCTGCCACGACGCCCGGCGCGCCCTTCGTGCCTGCCCCTCCCCCGCAGAACTCCGCTCCCTCACCCGCTCCCGCACCCGCTCCCGCACCCACCGCTCCGGTCGCCCCTGAAGCGGCCGGCCCGGACAGCGGGTACGGGTACCCGCAGGCGCCCGGTCCCCAGGGACAGCAGCCCGTACAGCCCGGGCAGTCCGTACAGCCCGGGCAGCCGTTCCCGGCTCCGGCGCAGGCTCCCGCGCAGCCGCCGCACGGCGCCGCTCCCGGGGGTCAGCCCCTGCCGAACCAGCAGCCGCCTGCACCTCAGCAGCAGGCCCACCCTCAGGCTCAGCCCCAACCCCAGCCCCAACCCCAGCCGCAAGTGCCTGCGCAGGCTCACCCTCAGGCACCCCAGCAGCCGCAGCCCCAGCAGCCCCAAGCCCCCGTCGACCCCCGCACCGGCGCCGCCTGGCCGCAGGCCGTGCAGCACGATCAGCGGGAGCGCACGAACCCCGGGGCTCCGCTCGGGTACACCGCCGCCGTCGAGCTCTCCTCCGACCGGCTGCTGCGCAACACCAAGCCCAAGGCCAAGAGCAGTCGGCCCGCGGGCGGTTCGCGGTTCAAGCTGGGCGGCAAGAAGGAGGAGGCCGAGCGGCAGCGCAAGCTGGAGCTGATCCGTACTCCGGTCCTCTCCTGCTACCGCATCGCCGTCATCAGCCTCAAGGGCGGCGTCGGCAAGACGACCACCACCACCGCGCTGGGCTCCACCCTCGCCACCGAGCGGCAGGACAAGATCCTCGCGATCGACGCCAACCCCGACGCCGGTACGCTCGGCCGGCGCGTGCGGCGCGAGACCGGGGCCACCATTCGTGACCTCGTCCAGGCGATCCCGTACATCAACTCGTACATGGACATCCGGCGCTTCACCTCGCAGGCGCCGTCCGGGCTCGAGATCATCGCCAACGACGTCGACCCGGCCGTGTCGACCACGTTCAACGACGAGGACTACCGGCGCGCGATCGACGTACTGGGCAAGCAGTACCCGATCATCCTCACCGACTCCGGTACGGGGCTGCTCTACAGCGCCATGCGCGGGGTGCTCGACCTCG
The window above is part of the Streptomyces venezuelae genome. Proteins encoded here:
- a CDS encoding SCO5717 family growth-regulating ATPase; translation: MNSDRDEIRGGWDSPVDDQSDAESASETTGEFTIDYAPPAWYTQNASGSAGKTPSAAPVSTPPTASDSSDASDSAATSGSSGASDSSGAVGGDSEGAASAGSASGGSGPAASAPAAPAMPSFAAPPPPPLPLGPPSAGVPSVVPKLPVGSGFQPAGSDAADGPGTSESSGASESSEASESGASESGASAASDSVPSGGGASDWSGALAGPAASVHVTGVVPKKDVDALAEAKEREGGDRDQASPTSEASASSSADSDVVEPVVEPVGEPVGESLGSGDLESGATMRFSARALKREFEELAAAAGRDAEGGRSDVASSDLASSDVASSGVASSGVDESGDGGDSGESGASGASGASVQAGESRPADDDSDSGGADDSVQDSVPSAWPPPPSPQDVLPPLPPAFQPAAPPAAPQWPAPVPTAPAAQQPVQPVAEAAQPQAPEVQAPQAPQPAPSTWPASAPAPAPAAQHPPQGGYGFPQTAPAAAPGTPFAAPAPPAENAAPPAQNFAPPAPAAPEAPQGGYGFPQTAPPPPAQNSAPAPASPEAPQGGYGFPQTAPAAAPGTPFAAPAAPTAPTAPAQNPAPPAPAAPEAPQGGYGFPQAAPATTPGAPFVPAPPPQNSAPSPAPAPAPAPTAPVAPEAAGPDSGYGYPQAPGPQGQQPVQPGQSVQPGQPFPAPAQAPAQPPHGAAPGGQPLPNQQPPAPQQQAHPQAQPQPQPQPQPQVPAQAHPQAPQQPQPQQPQAPVDPRTGAAWPQAVQHDQRERTNPGAPLGYTAAVELSSDRLLRNTKPKAKSSRPAGGSRFKLGGKKEEAERQRKLELIRTPVLSCYRIAVISLKGGVGKTTTTTALGSTLATERQDKILAIDANPDAGTLGRRVRRETGATIRDLVQAIPYINSYMDIRRFTSQAPSGLEIIANDVDPAVSTTFNDEDYRRAIDVLGKQYPIILTDSGTGLLYSAMRGVLDLADQLIIISTPSVDGASSASTTLDWLSAHGYADLVSRSITVISGVRETGKMIKVDDIVSHFETRCRGVVVIPFDEHLAAGAEVDLDMMRPKVREAYFNLSAMVAEDFVRAQQQQGLWTSDGNPPPHLAPPMPGQQVPQGPGQPPQQAQPAAPAPGPAPAQHGQPYAPQQPQPYAPQPGQPPQQPQPPQGYPQQPGAPQGWQPQPPQQGQPPQQGQPPQQGQAPHQQQPHQPPQPQGGQAPPPAQPGAPFQPGAPFQQPPPPQQ